The genomic segment aattagtaaaaatttgtaatttggcataaagcaaatatatttataaaaaaataaatctttggcACGGGCAAAACTGGACGGGACaactatataacataaaaacaacTATACAGTATCTGGTTTAAATATGACTGATTTCTatgttaaattactaattaggttcaacattataattattgcaacatattatttatatttttaaaaaggaatATGTTTCGtagtgtgtgtattatatacaatagtacTATCAGAATTTTACAGTTAAACTTCCATAATTTATAGCCAGATACAAGTTCTAAAAACCATTTAATCAAATCATGCATCAATgaaataatttgtgtaaaacattttaaataatttggcCATTTTTAAgccataaaataacataatttgttgattaaattatcaaaattataaattgtaaataataatatatacctaattaattaatattataaatataatacattcaatatttaatatgaagcaaataatacatataacaaatggttttaatatttttattaaaattacaaaattgtattatacatatattttttattgtaattataataaaaattaatattaagaactGTTGTTCATAGGTTTCAAATGTATTGCAGACTTTCCTAATTTCCGACCATctgaaaaatatagtttatgttatttattatataatgttaataaaatagtgAATGATGGAACATACAgctctttaaaataattgaataacatcCTTGAGTGACTGATTTGGTTGATTGTTTTCTTGAAAGACCTAGTAAAATACCTCTGAATTTATAgtcaagaaatatttattaaaactaatgaataacattaaacatgTCTATTACACTGAAATACTTTTAGTTTAACTTACAGAATATAGATAGAGATACCAACAAATTGAGTGTCGagagcatttaaaaaataaaatattgacttattataatttataatataagtcaatgttttattttaattccagTGCTCAAAATGGAAAATGTTACGAACTGCAAAGGtgcaacaattataaaattaatatgctttatgtgtttataaataattcatattaattttaaactaaaactaatttaatttatgtttacaatcaaatataaacacatattctaagcaaaattttttttttattatcttaacaACAATTAAGAGTTCATAATCATTTCCTTAAAgcttaatgttattattttttttttttttttgatggggGGGGGGTGTTGTGACTACTCGCAGTTCCTGTGCGTTCTGGTCCATTTTGAGCACTGTTTTATACTtgataattggtttttaattatccTTTAAaggttacaacatttttaattatcctTTAAaggttacaacatttttaatttattgttcaatttAAACTTCTATCGAAGGATACAAATTCATTACGTCATGAGGATTGCGTATGTCTAGTTTATTAGCTGCCCCACTTGTAATTATTAAGTTCTGAAACAAGAGAAAAGTTTAGTtacatgaattaaaattaaaattttctattttactttCGATTTTCCTTTAATATAAAGTAGATGAGCTAAAGTAAAAGTATCTTGACGTGTACTAGAACCAAATAACATTGGACAATaggatatttcaaaataaatgtttttttcaactgCGATTGTGTAGTCTTTTGGAGTTATAGATGTTTTCAtgttacaagttataatatcTACTGATGGTGAAGTGACTATGtcctaaaaaatgaaaacaaataataactaaaaatatattaaagcaaaattatattaaaatgtgacaAGTAGTAAGTattgtaatactaataaaagtatgaataattaattattgaacaaCACATAATATGGCAATGAATTAGTNNNNNNNNNNNNNNNNNNNNNNNNNNNNNNNNNNNNNNNNNNNNNNNNNNNNNNNNNNNNNNNNNNNNNNNNNNNNNNNNNNNNNNNNNNNNNNNNNNNNNNNNNNNNNNNNNNNNNNNNNNNNNNNNNNNNNNNNNNNNNNNNNNNNNNNNNNNNNNNNNNNNNNNNNNNNNNNNNNNNNNNNNNNNNNNNNNNNNNNNNNNNNNNNNNNNNNNNNNNNNNNNNNNNNNNNNNNNNNNNNNNNNNNNNNNNNNNNNNNNNNNNNNNNNNNNNNNNNNNNNNNNNNNNNNNNNNNNNNNNNNNNNNNNNNNNNNNNNNNNNNNNNNNNNNNNNNNNNNNNNNNNNNNNNNNNNNNNNNNNNNNNNNNNNNNNNNNNNNNNNNNNNNNNNNNNcatttataatattaggcactaataaatagttcataactcaaaattcataaattaaaaatataaataaaactgttaataatattatcaaatgatcttttatatttatgaaattactaaatttataattatctattttttgaaaaaatgtagcCCCCTCTCATTTCAGATGCATAGATCCGAgcctgaatattattaaatacagttgcttttatatttagataacaACTAAGTgcttatcaataaatataaacttcaaataGTTCCTTAGGAACTGGTCCTAAAGgcattatacttataactttattacctattatataagtaatatagttatttaataattatgacttaaTATTCATACCTGAAAAACTTTATCATTTAATGGTTCTACTgctagaatattatacaatttgaaatttggaGAACTCatctaaatacaaaaataatacaattagttaatatagtaatactttggtaattaatttgttgaagtatattcattattttattttgttacttacaattttttgaagttgtccaatatttgttatttgaatCGTTAATCGATTCAGAATGGTCAATTT from the Acyrthosiphon pisum isolate AL4f chromosome X, pea_aphid_22Mar2018_4r6ur, whole genome shotgun sequence genome contains:
- the LOC100167705 gene encoding uncharacterized protein LOC100167705 (The RefSeq protein has 3 substitutions compared to this genomic sequence); translated protein: MKTPYGYCDLRVERVNDDIIDAYIKHGYALIAVNTTVNCLLLGNGSSNKKKRKFAECNDENDEEKDWVPTPKLINDNNSKLTILNRLTIQITNIGQLQKIMSSPNFKLYNILAVEPLNDKVFQDIVTSPSVDIITCNMKTSITPKDYTIAVEKNIYFEISYCPMLFGSSTRQDTFTLAHLLYIKGKSKNLIITSGAANKLDIRNPHDVMNLGILLGLSRKQSTKSVTQGCYSIILKSYGWKLGKFAIHLKPMNNSF